From Aquificota bacterium, one genomic window encodes:
- the rimM gene encoding ribosome maturation factor RimM (Essential for efficient processing of 16S rRNA): MERESVGNEENQYVVIGKVLDTYGLRGDLKVEPYLDPKHWQKIKRVFLKHKQKGYVPFNIAMLRPHGNRMLIMHFEGYDSLPQVEGFRGAKVFLPKEEIPKRKKDEYYYFELEGLEVFSQSGKFLGKITGIVEQKPYDLLEIDNGKLYIPFVKALVKEVKLEEGKVIVDESLSEL; the protein is encoded by the coding sequence ATGGAAAGGGAAAGCGTAGGCAATGAGGAAAATCAGTATGTGGTGATAGGAAAGGTGCTTGACACCTATGGCCTAAGAGGGGACCTAAAAGTTGAACCCTACCTTGACCCAAAGCATTGGCAGAAGATAAAAAGGGTATTTTTAAAGCATAAACAGAAAGGCTATGTGCCTTTTAACATAGCCATGCTAAGACCCCATGGAAATCGCATGTTAATTATGCATTTTGAAGGCTATGATAGCCTACCTCAGGTGGAAGGTTTTAGAGGTGCCAAGGTCTTTTTGCCAAAGGAGGAGATCCCAAAAAGGAAAAAAGATGAATATTACTACTTTGAGCTTGAAGGTCTTGAGGTGTTTAGCCAAAGTGGAAAGTTTTTGGGAAAAATAACCGGCATTGTGGAACAAAAACCCTACGACCTTTTGGAAATAGACAACGGAAAGCTTTATATACCCTTTGTAAAGGCTCTGGTAAAAGAGGTAAAACTGGAGGAGGGAAAGGTAATAGTTGATGAAAGCCTTTCGGAGCTTTAA
- a CDS encoding cytochrome c: MKKLILLTVLINLSFASDGEMIFKNFCMRCHTEKDKKPLSYLKEKYRGKPEAVMELAKRCPWGRGLSNMEIEIVSKWLAGKE, encoded by the coding sequence ATGAAAAAGTTAATCCTTCTTACGGTTTTAATAAACTTATCCTTTGCCAGTGATGGCGAGATGATATTCAAAAACTTTTGTATGAGGTGCCACACAGAAAAAGACAAAAAACCACTTAGCTACCTAAAGGAAAAGTATAGAGGCAAGCCGGAGGCCGTTATGGAGCTTGCTAAAAGGTGTCCATGGGGTAGAGGCCTTTCAAACATGGAGATAGAGATCGTAAGTAAATGGTTGGCAGGTAAGGAATAA
- the coaE gene encoding dephospho-CoA kinase (Dephospho-CoA kinase (CoaE) performs the final step in coenzyme A biosynthesis.): MIKIALTGNLASGKSTVGKIFQEAGFYVFDADSIIRQFYEEKGEVYKKVVEAFGKEILDEAGNIDRKKLAGVVFENKEKLRILEDITHEALYGKLEEEFEKLPSNSVVVVEASLLIEKGTYKNYHATVLVYAPYETCKLRAIKAGYSPEDFERRWRYQMAPEEKLRYANFIVDNRGSMEDLRRRASELINIFKLWSDFE, translated from the coding sequence ATGATAAAAATAGCTCTTACAGGGAACTTGGCTTCTGGCAAATCAACGGTAGGGAAGATTTTCCAAGAGGCAGGTTTTTATGTCTTTGACGCAGATAGCATAATAAGACAGTTTTACGAAGAAAAGGGAGAAGTTTATAAGAAGGTGGTGGAAGCCTTTGGTAAAGAGATATTGGATGAGGCAGGAAACATTGATAGGAAAAAATTGGCTGGCGTGGTCTTTGAGAACAAGGAAAAGCTAAGAATATTGGAGGATATAACCCACGAAGCACTCTACGGAAAGCTGGAAGAAGAGTTTGAAAAGTTGCCATCAAATAGCGTGGTGGTGGTAGAGGCCAGTTTGCTTATTGAAAAGGGCACGTATAAGAATTATCATGCAACTGTTTTGGTCTATGCACCATATGAAACATGCAAATTAAGGGCAATAAAGGCTGGATACAGCCCTGAGGACTTTGAAAGAAGATGGAGATACCAGATGGCACCAGAGGAAAAGTTAAGGTATGCCAACTTTATAGTGGATAACAGAGGAAGCATGGAAGACCTAAGGAGAAGGGCATCTGAGTTGATAAATATTTTCAAACTATGGTCGGATTTTGAATGA
- a CDS encoding molybdopterin molybdotransferase MoeA, protein MLTPYEEAFELLIQRVERLSTEKVLLWNALGRVLAEDVYADRDNPAFDNSAMDGYAIRSEDLENLPARLKVVGEVPAGGEWKGVVERGCAIKIFTGAPIPNGADAVVPVEFVREEGEYIIVEKPFKKGANVRYKGEEIKAGDILLKAGTRIRGYEVGLLAFANKVFVEVYQKPRVAIFSTGDEIKEPGEPIEKPSQIRSTNNHLLYAKALELGCEVHQLGIVPDNPELIAKALERVEDYHVFITTGGVSAGDKDFVHKLVKEMGFDVIFHKLRIKPAKPVLFAKKDKTLFFGLPGNPVSCAMAFDLLVKPALLKMQGVENFKPQAYKAELLRDFSRRDAERREFVRARFIQKDGKLYCDYSPKTQSHMLTSYVDANCYMVVYEGVKEIRAGQEVDILPFDW, encoded by the coding sequence ATGCTTACACCTTATGAGGAGGCCTTTGAACTTCTTATCCAGAGGGTGGAAAGGCTTTCTACGGAAAAGGTCCTACTTTGGAATGCCTTGGGAAGGGTCCTTGCGGAAGATGTATATGCGGACAGGGACAATCCGGCCTTTGACAACTCTGCAATGGACGGCTATGCCATAAGGTCGGAGGACTTAGAAAACTTGCCTGCAAGGCTTAAGGTTGTGGGCGAGGTGCCAGCTGGTGGCGAGTGGAAGGGCGTGGTAGAAAGGGGCTGTGCCATAAAGATATTTACCGGCGCACCCATACCAAATGGTGCGGATGCGGTGGTGCCAGTGGAGTTTGTAAGAGAAGAGGGAGAGTATATAATTGTTGAAAAGCCCTTTAAAAAGGGTGCCAACGTAAGATACAAGGGCGAGGAGATAAAGGCTGGAGACATATTACTAAAAGCTGGAACAAGGATAAGGGGCTATGAGGTAGGCCTTCTGGCCTTTGCAAACAAGGTTTTTGTAGAAGTTTATCAAAAGCCAAGGGTGGCCATATTCTCCACTGGGGATGAGATAAAAGAACCGGGAGAGCCAATAGAAAAGCCCTCACAGATAAGAAGCACAAACAACCACCTTTTGTATGCCAAGGCCTTGGAGCTTGGCTGTGAGGTCCACCAGCTTGGCATCGTTCCAGACAATCCAGAGCTTATAGCCAAAGCCCTTGAAAGGGTGGAAGATTACCATGTTTTTATAACCACCGGTGGTGTATCCGCTGGTGATAAGGACTTTGTCCATAAGCTGGTAAAAGAGATGGGTTTTGATGTGATCTTTCACAAGCTAAGGATTAAGCCTGCCAAGCCCGTGCTTTTTGCAAAAAAGGACAAAACCCTCTTTTTTGGACTTCCGGGAAATCCTGTATCTTGTGCCATGGCCTTTGACCTTCTTGTTAAACCAGCCTTGTTAAAGATGCAAGGTGTGGAAAACTTCAAACCGCAAGCCTATAAGGCAGAGCTTTTAAGGGACTTCTCACGAAGGGATGCGGAGCGTAGGGAGTTTGTGAGGGCAAGGTTCATACAGAAGGATGGGAAATTATACTGCGATTATTCACCAAAGACCCAGTCCCATATGCTGACTTCCTATGTGGATGCCAACTGTTATATGGTGGTTTATGAAGGGGTAAAGGAGATAAGGGCTGGGCAGGAGGTGGATATCCTGCCCTTTGATTGGTAA
- a CDS encoding NifU family protein, producing the protein MAMPTWEEVEAVLDEIRPALRFDGGDVELVDIKEDGTVLVRMIGACSGCGMSVLTLKAGIERALKNKFPEIKEVKDVNMDIPMTFGF; encoded by the coding sequence ATGGCTATGCCTACTTGGGAAGAAGTGGAAGCTGTGCTTGATGAGATTAGACCAGCCCTTAGGTTTGATGGTGGTGATGTGGAGCTTGTGGATATAAAGGAGGATGGCACCGTTTTGGTAAGGATGATAGGTGCCTGTTCTGGCTGTGGTATGTCTGTGCTAACACTAAAGGCAGGCATAGAAAGGGCATTAAAAAATAAGTTCCCAGAGATAAAGGAAGTGAAAGACGTTAATATGGATATTCCAATGACCTTTGGTTTTTAA
- a CDS encoding copper chaperone PCu(A)C, with translation MKKLMLGGLLLVSLSFAQPKIEVKDAWVREVPPTSKMSAAYMVIENKGKEADKLLDAVSNASKITEIHETIEGKMRRVKALEVPAGGKVELKPGGYHIMLINLNKPLKEGDTVEITLKFEKSGEIKVQAPVKKGMGGHMHHNH, from the coding sequence ATGAAAAAGCTTATGCTTGGTGGTCTTTTGTTAGTGTCCCTTTCCTTTGCACAGCCAAAGATTGAAGTAAAAGATGCTTGGGTAAGGGAGGTGCCACCAACTTCTAAGATGTCTGCTGCATACATGGTAATAGAGAACAAGGGCAAAGAGGCGGACAAGCTTTTGGATGCTGTTAGCAACGCTTCTAAGATAACAGAAATACACGAAACCATAGAAGGGAAGATGAGAAGGGTGAAGGCCCTTGAAGTGCCGGCAGGGGGAAAGGTAGAGCTAAAGCCCGGTGGCTACCATATTATGCTTATAAACCTTAACAAGCCTTTGAAAGAAGGGGATACGGTGGAGATAACCCTTAAGTTTGAAAAATCTGGGGAGATAAAGGTGCAAGCTCCTGTGAAGAAAGGTATGGGTGGGCATATGCACCATAACCATTAA
- a CDS encoding GDP-mannose 4,6-dehydratase — MQTFLVTGCAGFIGWKVSEKLLERGYKVIGVDNLNDYYDVKVKDYRLKSLKKHSNFSFYQVDIENLEGLREVFKENSFDCVINEAARAGVRYSMENPYVYFTTNVLGTLNLLELCKEYGVKKFVLASTSSLYAGQSMPFREDLPVNTPISPYASSKKSAEVLCYTYHYLYGIDVSVVRYFTVYGPAGRPDMSVFRFIKWILEDRPLEVFGNGSQSRDFTYIDDIAEGTILATKPLGYEIINLGNNRPHSLLEMIGLIEKYTGKKARLEMRDFHKADMKATWADISKAKSLLGWEPKVSLEEGIKRTVEWTIENWDWIKDVRL; from the coding sequence ATGCAAACCTTTCTTGTTACAGGTTGTGCCGGCTTTATAGGCTGGAAGGTATCTGAAAAGCTATTAGAAAGAGGCTACAAAGTAATTGGTGTGGATAACTTAAACGACTACTACGATGTAAAAGTAAAAGATTATAGGCTAAAAAGCCTAAAAAAACATTCAAACTTTAGCTTTTACCAAGTGGATATAGAAAACCTTGAAGGTCTTAGGGAGGTTTTTAAAGAAAATTCCTTTGATTGTGTTATTAACGAGGCTGCTAGGGCGGGTGTGAGATATTCTATGGAAAATCCTTATGTTTACTTTACCACCAATGTGCTTGGTACTCTTAACCTTCTTGAGTTATGTAAAGAATACGGAGTGAAAAAGTTTGTGCTTGCCTCCACCTCCTCACTCTACGCAGGCCAAAGCATGCCCTTTAGAGAGGACCTTCCTGTAAACACGCCCATATCACCCTACGCCTCTTCTAAAAAATCTGCAGAAGTGCTTTGCTATACATACCACTACCTTTATGGTATTGATGTATCTGTGGTCCGATACTTTACCGTATATGGTCCCGCAGGAAGGCCAGATATGAGCGTCTTTAGGTTTATAAAGTGGATATTGGAGGATAGGCCCTTGGAGGTTTTTGGCAATGGGTCCCAAAGCAGGGACTTTACATACATAGATGATATTGCGGAAGGCACCATACTGGCCACAAAGCCTTTGGGCTATGAGATAATAAACCTTGGCAACAACAGACCCCATAGCTTGTTAGAGATGATAGGCCTTATAGAAAAATACACGGGCAAAAAGGCAAGGCTTGAAATGAGGGACTTTCACAAGGCTGATATGAAGGCCACTTGGGCTGATATAAGCAAGGCGAAAAGTCTTCTTGGTTGGGAGCCAAAGGTGAGCCTTGAGGAAGGCATAAAAAGGACTGTGGAGTGGACCATAGAAAACTGGGATTGGATAAAAGATGTAAGGCTATAA
- the sreC gene encoding sulfur reductase subunit SreC produces MHPPLPLIWFFLTAGISIGLFNFVYFMEFLTLFGKNTAMPREAVLTALIISLVLIGLGAVGASFHLGHKLRAWKAIRRFHTSWLSREAVFSGAYGFALFLYALSYYFNASPFVQHTFGIIAYILGWLSAFSTAMIYASNRFVLEWHTPLTVLYYLNMYLMLGSSAFLALTYHYKPEFIPNYLFLTFLFVSLGLAFRIAFNIRQFIISRPTINEALNLPHNRPIRVLDTGTTTNNYCTTEFYYKKGKDILGSVLPVAYILTFVVPLFLVLYSWITGNHNYVFYTITFASLVIGSLLERWCFFVEGNHVQNLFYGLYPEEGYKLRKGYMERKRTVIRF; encoded by the coding sequence ATGCATCCACCTTTGCCCCTTATATGGTTCTTTTTAACGGCGGGCATATCCATAGGCCTTTTCAACTTTGTCTACTTTATGGAATTTTTGACCCTTTTTGGTAAAAATACGGCCATGCCAAGAGAGGCTGTGCTAACGGCCCTTATAATTTCTTTGGTGCTAATAGGACTTGGCGCCGTAGGCGCAAGCTTTCACCTTGGACACAAGCTTAGGGCTTGGAAGGCCATAAGGCGTTTTCATACCTCTTGGCTTTCCCGTGAGGCTGTCTTTAGTGGTGCCTACGGGTTTGCCCTTTTCCTGTATGCCCTTAGCTACTACTTTAACGCCTCTCCCTTTGTGCAACACACCTTTGGAATAATAGCCTACATACTTGGTTGGCTTTCCGCCTTTTCCACAGCCATGATATATGCAAGCAACAGGTTCGTCCTTGAGTGGCACACACCCCTCACCGTCCTATACTACCTTAACATGTACCTTATGCTTGGCTCTTCCGCCTTTTTGGCCCTAACATACCATTACAAGCCAGAGTTCATACCCAACTATCTTTTCCTTACCTTCCTCTTTGTCTCCCTTGGGCTTGCCTTTAGAATAGCTTTTAACATAAGACAGTTTATCATTTCAAGGCCCACCATAAATGAAGCCCTAAACCTTCCCCACAACAGACCCATAAGGGTTCTGGATACGGGCACTACCACCAACAACTACTGCACCACAGAGTTTTATTACAAAAAGGGTAAGGATATTCTTGGGTCTGTGCTTCCAGTGGCTTATATTTTGACCTTTGTGGTCCCCCTATTCCTTGTGCTATACTCTTGGATCACGGGCAATCACAACTATGTCTTTTATACCATAACCTTTGCAAGCCTTGTAATAGGTAGCCTTTTGGAAAGGTGGTGCTTCTTTGTTGAAGGAAACCACGTGCAAAACCTCTTCTATGGCCTATATCCAGAGGAAGGCTACAAGCTAAGGAAGGGCTATATGGAAAGGAAAAGGACTGTTATAAGGTTCTGA
- a CDS encoding superoxide dismutase yields the protein MPVHKLQPRDHLKPSNLNGISNEQIEPHFEAHYKGYVAKYNEIQEKLADLSFSDRSKANQNYSEYRELKVEETFNYMGVVLHELYFGHLGPKGQPSDALKKKVEEDFGSWDACIQEIKAAGIAFRGWAILGLDIFSGRLVVNGLDAHNVYNYTGLIPLIVLDTYEHAYYVDQKNKRPPYIDAFLQSLNWDVINERFEKAMKAYEALKDFIK from the coding sequence ATGCCAGTTCATAAACTACAGCCAAGGGACCATCTAAAGCCTTCCAACCTTAATGGCATATCCAACGAGCAAATAGAGCCGCACTTTGAAGCCCACTACAAAGGCTATGTGGCTAAGTATAACGAAATTCAAGAGAAGCTTGCAGACCTTAGCTTCTCCGACAGGAGCAAGGCAAACCAAAACTACTCAGAATACAGAGAATTGAAGGTGGAAGAGACTTTTAACTACATGGGCGTGGTGTTGCATGAGCTATACTTTGGACATCTTGGACCAAAGGGACAGCCTTCCGATGCCCTTAAGAAAAAGGTGGAAGAGGACTTTGGCTCTTGGGATGCCTGTATTCAAGAGATAAAGGCAGCAGGTATAGCCTTTAGAGGTTGGGCCATATTGGGCCTTGATATATTCTCCGGAAGGCTTGTGGTAAACGGCTTGGACGCTCACAATGTATATAACTACACCGGCCTTATACCTCTGATAGTGCTTGATACCTACGAGCATGCCTATTATGTGGACCAAAAGAACAAAAGGCCGCCTTACATAGACGCCTTTTTACAAAGCTTAAACTGGGATGTGATAAACGAGAGGTTTGAGAAGGCCATGAAGGCCTATGAGGCTTTAAAAGACTTTATAAAGTGA
- the lpdA gene encoding dihydrolipoyl dehydrogenase gives MYDLIIVGAGSGGYEGALYAHRRGMSVALVELSPETVGGNCLNRGCIPSKYMRHGAYMLEKFQKLEDYGVFLKGYELNMASLRAGRDRVVITIRENFKKFAQHLRIPIFYGKGVLKDKNTVVVEPSGEELKGRYILLATGSSTTSLGGLVPDGKHVYDTDQIWNLEKFPKRMLIVGGGAVGVEFAYIFRMYGSEVVLVEIRDRLLPSADIPEESSRYLARKLKKLGVDIRLKTTVQSWEPCEGGLKVNLSDGTQTKVDLILLGVGRRPNTEGIGLEEVGVERDAKGFVKVNEFCQTSIPNIYACGDITSPLMLAHKSMYEAKVAISHMLGEEDMRRDERIVPKIIYSAYEIASVGLTEDQAEEEGYEVKVGVVSFVSNPKAMDDGENEGFVRIVADEEGNLLGCHILGPHAGELLHQFLHVMKAGLKVDFLSKAMYSHPSLSETIGQASMEIHFGPITWAKRH, from the coding sequence ATGTATGACCTTATCATAGTGGGTGCAGGAAGCGGAGGCTACGAGGGTGCCTTGTATGCTCATAGAAGAGGCATGAGTGTGGCCCTTGTAGAACTTAGTCCAGAAACGGTCGGTGGAAACTGCTTAAATAGAGGTTGCATACCATCCAAGTATATGAGGCATGGTGCGTATATGCTGGAGAAATTTCAAAAGCTTGAAGATTATGGTGTATTTCTCAAGGGCTATGAACTAAACATGGCAAGCCTAAGGGCGGGAAGGGATAGGGTGGTTATTACCATAAGGGAGAACTTTAAAAAGTTTGCCCAGCATCTAAGGATTCCCATATTTTACGGCAAAGGTGTGCTAAAAGACAAAAACACGGTGGTTGTAGAGCCTTCGGGAGAGGAGCTTAAAGGAAGATACATACTCTTGGCAACGGGATCTTCCACCACATCCCTTGGTGGCCTTGTGCCAGATGGAAAGCACGTTTACGATACAGACCAGATATGGAATCTTGAAAAATTTCCAAAAAGGATGCTTATAGTGGGTGGTGGTGCCGTTGGTGTAGAGTTTGCCTACATCTTTAGGATGTATGGGTCTGAGGTGGTTCTTGTAGAGATAAGGGACAGGCTTCTTCCCTCTGCAGATATTCCAGAAGAGTCTTCCAGGTATTTGGCGAGGAAGTTAAAAAAGCTTGGGGTAGATATAAGGCTAAAAACAACGGTGCAAAGCTGGGAGCCTTGTGAAGGTGGTCTAAAGGTAAATTTATCCGATGGAACGCAAACAAAGGTAGACCTCATACTCCTTGGTGTAGGCAGAAGACCAAACACAGAGGGCATAGGCCTTGAAGAGGTGGGGGTAGAAAGGGATGCTAAAGGCTTTGTAAAGGTAAATGAGTTTTGTCAAACGAGCATTCCAAACATCTACGCCTGTGGCGATATAACTTCTCCCTTGATGCTTGCACACAAGTCCATGTATGAGGCAAAGGTGGCCATAAGCCACATGCTGGGTGAGGAAGATATGAGAAGGGATGAGAGGATAGTGCCAAAGATAATCTACTCTGCCTATGAGATTGCAAGCGTAGGGCTTACAGAGGATCAAGCAGAGGAGGAGGGTTATGAGGTAAAGGTAGGGGTAGTTTCCTTTGTATCCAATCCAAAGGCTATGGATGATGGGGAGAATGAGGGCTTTGTAAGGATAGTGGCGGACGAGGAGGGCAATCTTTTAGGCTGTCATATACTTGGGCCTCATGCCGGCGAGCTATTGCACCAATTTTTGCATGTTATGAAGGCAGGCCTAAAAGTAGATTTCCTTTCCAAAGCCATGTATTCCCATCCTTCCCTCTCGGAAACCATAGGCCAAGCAAGCATGGAAATACACTTTGGTCCCATAACTTGGGCTAAAAGGCATTAA
- a CDS encoding type III PLP-dependent enzyme, with product MVKETIDPLAIQYDFAKRYFKEFISERDHLLSHLHPEKTPLLIMDLQGIKSRYLEIKYHFPQFKVYYAVKANDHIEILKTLAELGCGFEIASSQELQKVLDLGVKGDRIISSNPIKPPDFIDHCYRSGVNRFVIDSFTEVDKISKIAPRSRVYVRLVVPNEGSDWPLSKKFGVDVDMALDLLEYSQEKGLIPYGITFHVGSQCNNFRNWLIGIKRASELWQKAKLKGLRLQMLNLGGGIPVKYTYEALRVEDIAYYVKGLIQKFMPSLPHELQIEPGRGMVGDQGIMVCRVIGKAKRGEENWLYIDTGVFNGLAEALGGIRYPFYLERGGTLKEWTIGGISCDSMDVIARMVPLPEPEVGDYLYILSAGAYTTVYAAEFNGFPKPEILCV from the coding sequence ATGGTAAAAGAGACCATAGACCCCCTTGCGATTCAGTATGATTTTGCCAAGAGGTATTTTAAGGAGTTTATCTCAGAAAGAGATCACCTTCTTTCACATCTCCATCCAGAGAAAACACCCCTTTTGATAATGGATTTACAAGGTATAAAGAGCAGATACTTAGAAATAAAGTACCATTTTCCACAGTTTAAGGTCTACTATGCGGTAAAAGCAAACGACCATATAGAAATTCTCAAAACACTTGCAGAGCTTGGCTGTGGGTTTGAGATAGCCTCTTCTCAAGAACTTCAAAAGGTATTGGACCTGGGAGTAAAAGGAGATAGGATCATATCCAGCAATCCCATAAAGCCACCCGATTTTATAGACCACTGCTACAGGTCTGGAGTAAATAGGTTTGTAATAGATTCCTTTACGGAGGTGGACAAAATATCTAAGATAGCCCCAAGGTCAAGGGTTTATGTAAGGCTTGTGGTACCAAACGAAGGAAGCGACTGGCCCCTTTCAAAGAAGTTTGGTGTGGATGTGGATATGGCTCTTGACCTGCTTGAATATTCTCAAGAGAAAGGCCTTATACCCTATGGCATTACCTTTCATGTGGGGTCGCAGTGCAACAACTTTAGAAACTGGCTCATAGGTATAAAAAGGGCCAGCGAACTGTGGCAAAAGGCCAAGCTTAAAGGCTTAAGATTGCAGATGCTTAACTTGGGTGGTGGTATTCCGGTCAAATACACCTACGAAGCCCTCAGGGTGGAGGATATAGCCTACTATGTAAAGGGCCTTATACAAAAGTTTATGCCCTCCTTGCCCCATGAGCTTCAGATAGAGCCGGGAAGGGGTATGGTGGGAGACCAAGGTATAATGGTTTGCAGGGTTATAGGGAAGGCAAAAAGGGGAGAAGAAAATTGGCTTTACATAGATACGGGCGTTTTTAATGGATTGGCAGAGGCTTTGGGTGGTATAAGGTATCCCTTTTATTTAGAGAGAGGGGGGACTTTAAAAGAGTGGACCATAGGTGGAATCTCCTGTGATAGCATGGATGTAATAGCACGTATGGTTCCCTTGCCAGAGCCTGAAGTGGGAGATTATCTATACATACTTTCTGCGGGTGCCTATACTACTGTCTACGCAGCTGAGTTTAATGGCTTTCCCAAGCCTGAGATTCTGTGTGTTTAA
- a CDS encoding twitching motility protein — protein MSEKRGNKLVKISDALLTSEDIRDTLIALRSHTPSALGPLGREGVFSFGIQNIGRFRVSYITQRGSYVVHILKTPYYIPPLNKICQDRDGIGRLEEIVRLYSSGVVIFQCKNQAMASTFAYSFLQNLCENYSKVIYILESPLSFLLKHSQSLVIQREVGVDVETFEEGVKGAFYINPDILYLGQREIIPMREVEYLKRMAEEETLVFLSLPVVERGILNSFEGYLRAWVNLETEEKGLFILNFKHTESQAWESH, from the coding sequence ATGAGTGAGAAGAGGGGAAATAAGCTTGTCAAAATATCCGACGCCTTACTAACTTCTGAAGACATAAGGGATACGTTAATAGCCTTGAGGAGTCATACACCTTCCGCCCTTGGCCCTCTTGGTAGAGAAGGCGTTTTTTCCTTTGGCATCCAGAATATAGGAAGGTTCAGGGTAAGTTATATAACTCAAAGGGGTAGCTATGTGGTACATATTCTCAAAACACCTTATTATATACCTCCTCTTAATAAGATATGCCAAGACAGGGATGGCATAGGCAGGCTGGAGGAGATTGTAAGGCTTTATAGCTCTGGTGTGGTAATATTCCAATGTAAAAACCAAGCCATGGCAAGCACCTTCGCTTATTCCTTTCTTCAAAACCTCTGTGAAAACTACAGCAAGGTAATTTATATACTTGAATCACCCCTGAGCTTTCTTTTAAAGCACAGTCAATCTCTCGTTATTCAAAGGGAGGTGGGTGTGGATGTGGAAACCTTTGAAGAGGGTGTAAAGGGCGCCTTTTATATAAACCCCGATATACTATACCTTGGGCAGAGGGAAATAATACCCATGAGGGAGGTGGAGTATTTGAAAAGGATGGCAGAAGAAGAAACCTTGGTATTTTTAAGCCTGCCAGTGGTTGAAAGAGGTATCTTAAACAGCTTTGAAGGGTACCTAAGGGCATGGGTAAACCTGGAAACAGAGGAGAAGGGCCTTTTCATCCTTAATTTTAAACACACAGAATCTCAGGCTTGGGAAAGCCATTAA